Proteins from one Hoplias malabaricus isolate fHopMal1 chromosome 2, fHopMal1.hap1, whole genome shotgun sequence genomic window:
- the LOC136686585 gene encoding adhesion G protein-coupled receptor E3-like produces MKTLLIFTFFLISGPVDCFDVIGFSGGTVMIYCKSQQYGQKEKYFYNKRTAERINVQKKLTWVQKEKLSLRDSGADLTVVYKNLSLQDSGSYRCGETGGWSRDVELKVKRDPCFSGPSAVTGFLGETLTINCSSPEELKTDIKSFHKKYGDYITEVISTTDPPKHTFSISEDNISNVVSVRIGNVTNTDAGSYLCGIKSEQTLFTYFSFFSEIQLQVTARPLTTMKPTAASSDAKHLIQTSTVSPELQDYFKETSAAALLKEILNKTFTELPQKVVIDALKSVMNDSILHAELNKNNVVHANDILMGTERLVSALVVPVDTYNITPITVPNLEIKLLMVGPNASTVKIPQLTTSTVYLDIDLIGIAEKNQGLAAVSLMSYTNFTTLQDPALFNTHKETSKTMMSPVVSVTLLRTNITQLTKPVNLTLKHTTEVDPDGELICVYWNDTEWSVDGCLLLQSNSNHSVCSCVHLSTFALIMQTRPRSDDENNTVMMVIGILAVSVGLVFLTLSLVTFANYRRNPRLTNTALINLCLTLLLAHLLFLLTQIFLRYIKPLQVLCAVLAGVLHFLFLSAFVWMFIEAVLLFILMKNLTKLRSKKEGLNWKYLVLIGYIIPVVVVGVSAGVVPKGYGSKQCWLNVDEGFVWSFLGPVAFILAANTLLFLSILIIMTSTLKKVSSENLGIKRTERDHQLFKSVFLKTMVQFVILGCSWVLGFFTNGSKVLEMIFLLLNSQQGTFIFLIHCVFNQEVRLLYVKWWRGLCGTHIPKSEDDPVTAISKF; encoded by the exons ATGAAGACCCTCCTCATCTTCACCTTCTtcctgatctcag GTCCAGTGGACTGCTTCGATGTGATTGGTTTCTCAGGAGGAACTGTCATGATTTACTGTAAAAGTCAGCAATATGGACAGAAGGAAAAATATTTCTATAATAAGAGAACAGCTGAGCgtataaatgtacaaaaaaagcTCACATGGGTTCAGAAAGAAAAACTTTCTCTGCGTGACTCTGGGGCAGATCTTACAGTGGTCTACAAAAACCTGAGTTTACAGGACTCTGGATCATATCGGTGTGGAGAGACTGGAGGGTGGAGTCGTGATGTGGAACTGAAAGTGAAGAGAG ATCCGTGTTTTTCGGGTCCAAGTGCTGTGACTGGTTTTCTGGGAGAGACTCTCACCATCAACTGTTCATCTCCAGAGGAGTTGAAGACGGACATCAAGTCCTTCCACAAAAAATATGGAGACTATATAACTGAAGTGATCAGCACCACAGAccctccaaaacacacattctcCATCTCTGAAGACAATATCTCTAATGTTGTCAGTGTGAGAATCGGGAATGTGACGAATACAGATGCAGGATCGTATTTATGTGGAATTAAGAGTGAACAGACATTGTTCACTTATTTCTCCTTCTTCTCAGAGATCCAGCTGCAGGTCACTG CAAGACCACTCACAACTATGAAACCAACAGCAGCTTCATCTGATGCAAAACATCTCA TTCAGACATCCACAGTGTCTCCAGAATTGCAG gattattttaaagaaacatctgCAGCTGCCCTTTTAAAGGAGATTctcaataaaacatttacagaacTACCACAGAAA GTAGTAATTGATGCCTTGAAATCAGTCATGAATGACAGTATCTTACATGCAGAACTTAACAAAAACAATGTGGTACATGCCAATGACATATTGATGGGGACTGAGAGACTGGTGTCTGCTCTGGTGGTGCCTGTAGATACGTACAACATCACACCCATAACTGTCCCAAATTTAG AGATAAAACTTTTGATGGTGGGACCTAATGCCTCCACGGTAAAAATCCCTCAACTCACCACCAGCACAGTTTATTTGGATATTGACCTCATTGGGATTGCAGAGAAAAACCAAG gATTAGCAGCTGTTTCTCTGATGAGTTACACCAACTTCACAACCTTGCAGGACCCTGCCCTTTTTAACACACATAAAGAAACAAGCAAAACCATGATGTCTCCTGTGGTTTCTGTCACACTGCTGAGAACCAACATTACACAGCTCACCAAACCAGTCAATCTCACCCTGAAACATACTACA GAAGTTGACCCTGATGGTGAACTCATCTGTGTGTACTGGAACGACACTGAATGGAGTGTAGATGGCTGTCTCCTGCTCCAGTCCAACAGCAATCACAGTGTGTGCTCCTGTGTTCACTTGTCGACCTTCGCTCTCATCATGCAGACAAGACCACGCTCAGATGATGAA aacaaTACCGTGATGATGGTGATTGGGATCCTAGCTGTATCAGTGGGGCTGGTGTTCCTGACCTTATCCCTGGTCACATTTGCTAATTATCGACGGAACCCAAGACTGACCAACACCGCTCTGATCAACTTGTGTTTAACCCTGCTGCTGGCTCACCTCCTCTTTCTGCTCACACAGATATTCCTACGTTACATAAAACCTCTGCAG gtgttgTGTGCAGTGCTGGCAGGTGTTCTacacttcctcttcctctctgcttTTGTGTGGATGTTCATTGAAGCTGTGCTGCTCTTCATTCTTATGAAGAACCTCACCAAGTTAAGATCAAAGAAGGAGGGGCTTAACTGGAAATACCTGGTTCTGATTGGATACATCATTCCTGTAGTTGTGGTGGGTGTGTCTGCTGGAGTGGTTCCTAAAGGATACGGCAGTAAACA ATGCTGGCTTAACGTAGATGAAGGATTTGTGTGGAGTTTTTTGGGGCCTGTTGCTTTCATTCTCGCT GCCAACACACTTCTCTTCCTGAGCATCTTAATCATCATGACATCAACTCTGAAAAAAGTGTCAAGTGAAAATTTGGGAATCAAACGCACTGAGCGTGACCACCAGCTCTTTAAAAGTGTGTTTCTGAAAACCATGGTCCAGTTCGTCATCCTCGGCTGCTCCTGGGTCCTGGGTTTCTTCACGAATGGCAGTAAGGTGTTGGAGATGATCTTCCTGCTCCTCAACTCCCAGCAGGGAACATTCATCTTTCTCATCCACTGTGTCTTCAACCAAGAG GTGAGGCTGTTGTATGTGAAGTGGTGGCGAGGTCTCTGTGGTACCCATATTCCGAAATCTGAAGACGATCCAGTTACAGCGATATCAAAATTCTAG